A single region of the Sorex araneus isolate mSorAra2 chromosome 7, mSorAra2.pri, whole genome shotgun sequence genome encodes:
- the LOC129406563 gene encoding RAD52 motif-containing protein 1-like, whose product MSQAVWSPSRTQNLNAVKLRRAEVVPFMVPSESDKTLSEGRTGCSGKGAPSPDFPPWPRTLSCAKGTLAVSSPRHFLLLHPGARAPATLLQPGLAECSVLGKWPPARGRGVCGEGGPRPRTLRWVTAAAPHRSLSAAFSRFGLLYAVRVFANAAAAQQGSYAMVKFYSARAAHSAQGACGRQPLFQSSPLKIRLSRHKAVQHRALALNSSQCQELASYYFGFNGWSERIVRLQDLSDLEERENEDIVAPLQKQSMKIFCALEVVLSPFDCKSPGVGIAKETLDKLEESGKIPVEYRPFEELTDARTT is encoded by the exons atgtcccaagCGGTCTGGAGTccctctcggactcagaatctga ATGCAGTGAAGCTGAGGAGGGCTGAGGTGGTACCTTTCATGGTTCCCAGCGAGAGTGACAAAACCCT GTCGGAGGGCAGGACGGGGTGTTCCGGGAAAGGCGCCCCGAGCCCTGACTTCCCACCGTGGCCCCGCACCCTGTCCTGTGCCAAGGGAACCCTGGCTGTCAGCTCGCCGCGACACTTTCTCCTGCTGCACCCCGGGGCCCGTGCCCCTGCGACGCTGCTGCAGCCCGGGCTTGCAGAGTGCAGCGTGCTGGGGAAGTGGCcccccgcgcggggccggggcgtgtGCGGGGAGGGTGGGCCTCGGCCACGGACTCTGCGGTGGGTGACCGCGGCGGCCCCGCATCGTTCTCTGTCCGCAGCCTTCTCCCGCTTTGGCCTCCTGTACGCGGTGCGCGTCTTCGCCAACGCTGCGGCCGCCCAGCAGGGTTCCTACGCCATGGTCAAGTTTTATTCTGCGCGCGCTGCTCACTCAGCCCAAGGGGCCTGCGGCCGGCAGCCGCTCTTCCAGTCCTCTCCGCTGAAG ATTCGTCTCAGCAGACATAAAGCAGTTCAACATCGTGCCCTTGCCCTAAACAGCTCCCAATGCcaggaactggcaagctactattTTGGTTTCAATGGATGGTCTGAAAGGATTGTCAGG CTTCAGGATCTTTCTGACCtcgaagaaagggaaaatgaagatattGTGGCACCACTTCAGAAGCAAAGCATGAAGATCTTCTGTGCTTTAGAGGTGGTATTGTCACCCTTTGATTGCAAGAGCCCTGGAGTTGGCATAGCCAAGGAGACTTTGGATAAACTGGAAG